GTCCCGGCCGCTTCCAAGGCCCAGAGCCCCGCCTGGATCTCAAGCGCGTTACAGGGCCAGCCAGGAGGTAGGAAAAATAATGAAAAAGCCCACGCCGACAAAACATCAGATCATGGCGCACCCACAAAGATAAAGCCCGGCCTCGAATTCATTCCGGTATCGCATAACGCCGCTCGTCATGGCTGGATGGCGCTCCCTTTCCGGCCAACCACGCTTCGTCGCGTAACGACTTACGAGCACCCGACAACTTTTTTCTCTCGCGCTAACTGCGATTGCTGCCTGAAGATGCACATGCAATGCGCGTGCCCTTTGCACACCGTTTTTATTGACATCATATCTGATATATGTACAATTATCACTTATTACACACACGACGTTACAACTACTAACATGTGCGTCACATTGTCTTAGTGGAGGTCATTCTGATGGAAGAGAAACGCGCGGCCACCGGACGGCTGCTAAGCGCCCGCGAAATAGCCGAGCTATTGAGCGTCTGTGCTCACACAATCAGGCGCTGGGTGAAGGCCGGCAGGTTTCCCACGCCGCTCAAGCTTGGTCGTACGGTTCGGTGGTCGGAAGCTGCCGTTCAAGAGTGGATCGCCCATCAAGTGATTTAAGTGCCTCATACCGAGGCATGCTGACAATTCATTTATGGTTCCTTTTTCAATTTGGAGACTTATATGTCTGAAGAGCTTCCGACTTGCGAGCCTTGCGGGCCTGGCGACAACTGCATCTCTCGGATTACTGGTGAAGAAATTGCGCGCTTTCGGTTTATCGGCAAGTTGTTGTGGGGCGACAAAGCCGACGATATTGCGGCTGTACTGGTCAACTGGGCTGAAGGGGTCCGTGCGCAGACCGCATTACTTGAAGAGGTGCTGAGTGGCAGCGCAGTACCGCTCGAGTTTAAGAGCGACGGACGCCGATTCCGCGCTGCAAGCACCGAATCTGCATTTGGTCACGAGCACGCTAACTTGTATCAAAGCTGCCTTGCGGAAAATGCGAGGCAACACGACGAAAGCCGTGCCGGCTGACGGCCTAATCATGTAGACGAATCGCCATGAGGCGTGGTGACTGCTCATC
The window above is part of the Pirellulales bacterium genome. Proteins encoded here:
- a CDS encoding helix-turn-helix domain-containing protein — encoded protein: MEEKRAATGRLLSAREIAELLSVCAHTIRRWVKAGRFPTPLKLGRTVRWSEAAVQEWIAHQVI